Within the Salvia hispanica cultivar TCC Black 2014 chromosome 4, UniMelb_Shisp_WGS_1.0, whole genome shotgun sequence genome, the region CCAGGTAGTCGGCCTATCCTTCTTAGGCAGGAGGACGATCATTGTTGATGTGAAGCTACGGGGCATGTAGGCACCACCGAAGTAATCTTCCACAACTGCTGTGACATCCCCTCCAACAATGTCCCAGCAGGATTGGTAAAATAAGGCGTTAAACCCATCTGGTCCCGGAGCGCGGTCTGCCGAGATGTTAAAAACAGCTTTCTTCACTTCCATGTGTGTTGCAACATAATAACTCCATGTCAACCTCAGGGGGTAGAGGTTTGATCAAGTCAAGATTAGGTTCCTCAAGGTCCCCCTCATCTCCAGTAAGTAAGGAGTGAAAGAAGTTTGCTGCCGAAGATCTAATATTCTCTTCCTCGGTAATGATCGCACTACCGTCTTTGATTTCATGGATTCTTGCTTTGGTTCGCTTTTGGCGCACCCATCCTTGGAAATATTATGTATTTCTTTCCCCCTCGGCAACCCATTTAATGGATGCTTTTTGTCTCCAGAAATCCTATTCCATTTTTAGTGTGAGTAAGAGGTGTGCCGTTGCTTTATTGTTTAGACATCTGTTCTTCAGGGTGGGGTTGTCCTTATAGTTTTGTTGCGCCTCTGCCGCCTTCATCTCTGCAATTTCGATGTTGGCAAAAAGGTTTCCAAAGGTGTTTCTATTCCATTCTTTAAGCCGCTTCTTAACTCTTGCAAGTTTTAAGTGCAGTCTCCTCATACCCCTTAGCTTCGTTTCTTCTTCCCATACCCTCTTTACTTCTGTGACGAATGTAGGATGTCTCACCCACATAATCTGGAACCGAAAGGAGGATTTTGTGGTAGTTTTGTTGTCATTGCATCTGATTAACAGAGGACCATGATCAGATCCAATTCTAGGCAGGTTAGTGACCCTTGTGTTGGGGAAGATTGAGGCCCAACCCTCGCCCAGAAGCGCTCTGTCGAGTCTTTGAAATAATTCTCCTCTTGCCCAGGTGAATTGAGCTCCATCGCTCCCGAGATCCAAAAGTTGACAATCGCTGATTGCTTCAGCAAACTCGCTCATTTCTTTCCTCTTAGTCCTGCTGCAGGGAGTGTTACCTCGGCGCTCTTCTTCAGAAACGAAGATGTTAAAGTCTCCCCCTATCATCCATGGGATGCCGTCCAAATTCCCAGCAATATCCCTCATTGATCTCCACAGTTGTTATCTCCCTCCACCCGAGCATTTACCATAGACTGCTGATAAAATGAAGGGAGCCTTAAACTCCTTTGATTTGGTTTGTACGTGAAGAATTTGTTCTGTATCGATATAGCATTCCACTTGCCATTCCCTCTCCGCAAGAATCCaaatttggttgttgatgTTCGCAGCTTTAAACTCAAGCCTCAGTCGTTTGCAAATTTCAGGCCTAGGTGGGACCAAAGGCTCTATAATTGCAACAAGTGACAGTTTGTGTGACTTAATTAATCGGTTTAGGATACGTTGAGTGCTTGCGTTGGCTAGCCCTCTAGCATTCCAAAACATGAACTGGCTAATCATCATTGGGGAGTAAGGTTGTGTGAGGCGGACTGCCCCCTTCCTTCATCTGCTCATCATTTTTTCCATCCGATATGGGGAGCATGCTAAACGCACCTTCTGGTGGCCTTGTGTCATCCTCTTGATCTAGCAGCATGGTGTTAggttcttcctcctcctcataCCCTTCTTCCATGTCATTCATTTCAAACCTTCCGTCTTCGAGCTACTTATAGTAGCTTGGTTTCACAAATGTTTTCCATGCTTCATCAAGCCTCCCCCAATACGGAGTCATTTCCTGCTTTTGGTTGGATTTCTGTGGGTCACTGAGATGGAGAACTCCAGCTTGGTTGTCTTGTGGTTTGGCAGCAAATTGTTGATGTCCGATATCCCCAGTTGAGTTTGTCCTAGGCAACCCACTATTGTGAATTTTCGGGTGACTTTGCTTAGGTCCCCTCCTTCTCCTCTGTATCTGGAATCCGTCTTCATCCACCTCCCTCTGCCTCTCCGCTCCATGGCTCGGTTTATTGTGTTCCTTTCCTCTATCATTGCTCCAATGTTGCCTCTCATTACTAGCAGAAGCCTCATGATGATCTTGATTAGGTACCTCTGTTTGCACTTTCTGGTGTGTTGCTATCTTCCCCGAGTCATTTTCTCCTGCCACTGGTTGATAACGGCTTTGTTGCTGTGTCTCGGCTGAGTTGTTGTGTCTAGGTGTGTGGTAGTTCCTCTTCATCGGTCTTTCCCTTTGACCGTTGGCGTAACACGCCGAGCTAGAGCGTCCAACGTAGTGGCACTCCCGGCAAAACAGTGGTATCTTATCCCATATCACCTTTTGAACCACTTCCCTTCCCATAATGTCAATTATAAATTCCTCCGTAGGCGGATTTGAGATGTCTATTTCCACACATATCCTGACAAATGATAATCTTGTTTGGGAAGCCGTTGCATGGTCGACTTGGATAGGATTTCCTAGCATTCCACCTATCGTGAATAGAGctgatttttcaaaaagatgTATAGGCAGCCCCACCAGATTGCACCATACTGCTGCGATTGGAGTTTCGAAATAAGGGTTGAATTCCGGCGACCAACGGAACACTCTCATCGGATGTCTATCCACATACCAAACCGGCATACCATTCTGCCCCACTAACAACTTCGCGTAGTCCGTTGCATCCTCCACTTGAATCGCCACATGTTTTGCATTGATGTATTTCCATGAGAAACCTccaataaatttcatattacTCAGGCATTTTTGTATTTGGTGAGACGAAGGAATAGAATGTGAGAACTTACCAATAATTGTGTGCCCCATCCTTTCAGCTAGAAATTGTGTGTCTTCACCGGAGAAGTAGATCGATGGTTTCCCCTCAACGAGACTCATGTTGGggattggtgccccttgcacagcggaagtcatgcataaacaaataaatcatgcatctagatctatttgactgattatgggatcaattaaccacatgttaaacaatcaaaattgcatacaagaacgcacataaatcatgctttaaggaattaaaccctaattcatgatattctacggattagggttaccgatctgattctccaaagaatcgacgattgcttgctCCTTCTCCACATGAAGATCTTCGTACTTgaccacgaatcttctaatctgtatcccgaactcagataatgacctttgggtgggcaaagcttgtcagaatcgAAAAGGGCTTGAATAGAAAGAAGACAGAATATCAGTTTTTGAGAAAACTGACTTTTCGTCCACTCCCAGAGGGGAGCAcgaaaatttatgtattaaatcaCTTTAAATCTCCTttctaatctccttttatattgagttatgatgggccagattagggatccatggaggttggacttgggccaaacctgttggacttttactaattaaattgagccccaatttaatacaagtccaaacagaatattattatcatccactatagtataataatattgactacccgtccaatcccaaattacgagtaataCGGGcttttacctctttaatttattatttcccgtgttaaagatataaatatccattaatcaaattaagtctgctatttgactttaattaattaa harbors:
- the LOC125220907 gene encoding uncharacterized protein LOC125220907 translates to MSLVEGKPSIYFSGEDTQFLAERMGHTIIGKFSHSIPSSHQIQKCLSNMKFIGGFSWKYINAKHVAIQVEDATDYAKLLVGQNGMPVWYVDRHPMRVFRWSPEFNPYFETPIAAVWCNLVGLPIHLFEKSALFTIGGMLGNPIQVDHATASQTRLSFVRICVEIDISNPPTEEFIIDIMGREVVQKVIWDKIPLFCRECHYVGRSSSACYANGQRERPMKRNYHTPRHNNSAETQQQSRYQPVAGENDSGKIATHQKVQTEVPNQDHHEASASNERQHWSNDRGKEHNKPSHGAERQREVDEDGFQIQRRRRGPKQSHPKIHNSGLPRTNSTGDIGHQQFAAKPQDNQAGVLHLSDPQKSNQKQEMTPYWGRLDEAWKTFVKPSYYK